In a genomic window of Phalacrocorax aristotelis chromosome 8, bGulAri2.1, whole genome shotgun sequence:
- the C8H5orf15 gene encoding keratinocyte-associated transmembrane protein 2: MAAAGGRDAPAGRVLCLLLLCGWALAARGQGVSDSVKVEMLPKNISSKSENETLNRSQNMTDSLQSMIPTKKEASPTKKGALPPTTKISSVTSVKPSTAKGDSLPYVLSRAVTASPVSQMDVDASEDTKIEEEDLLTDLKDTLNSSPPIIKETMESDGDDYGPYEMTSNSRYNPDLEMPEDDDSDTISNYNEEIKSLDEKIKDVSVTGLEEEEDSHFFFHLVVVAFLVAVVYVTYHNKRKIFLLVQSRRWRDGLCSRTVEYHRLDQNVNEAMPSLKITNDYIF; the protein is encoded by the exons ATGGCGGCCGCCGGCGGGAGGGACGCTCCGGCGGGTCGCGTTCTCTGCCTCTTGCTGCTCTGCGGCTGGGCTCTAGCGGCCCGCGGCCAGGGTGTCTCCG ATTCTGTGAAAGTGGAGATGCttccaaaaaatatttcttctaaaagtGAGAATGAAACACTAAACAGATCCCAAAATATGACAGACAGCTTGCAGAGTATGATCccaacaaaaaaagaggcaagCCCAACTAAAAAAGGGGCATTACCACCAACAACTAAAATCAGTTCCGTGACCTCAGTAAAACCATCTACAGCAAAAGGTGATTCTCTGCCATATGTTCTGTCTCGTGCGGTGACTGCTAGTCCTGTGTCTCAAATGGATGTTGATGCTTCTGAAGATACTAAAATCGAGGAGGAGGATCTTCTAACAGATTTGAAGGACACACTAAATAGTTCACCACCCATCATAAAAGAAACTATGGAGTCAGATGGAGATGACTACGGTCCGTATGAAATGACATCGAATTCCAGGTACAACCCAGACCTAGAGATGCCAGAAGATGATGACTCTGACACTATTAGTAATTACAACGAGGAGATCAAGTCCCTTGATGAGAAGATAAAAGATGTTTCTGTCACAGGgttggaagaagaagaagacagccatttcttttttcacctgGTTGTTGTTGCCTTCTTAGTAGCTGTTGTTTACGTCACCTATCACAATAAGAGGAAG atcttCCTGCTGGTCCAGAGCCGAAGATGGAGGGATGGCCTGTGCTCTAGAACAGTAGAATATCATCGTTTAGATCAAAATGTTAATGAAGCAATGCCTTCCCTGAAAATAACTAATGACTACATATTTTGA